The genomic DNA ttttaaaaataaataacGGAGTGAAGCGCGGGCGGGAAAATAAATAAAATACAAACCGCAGAGTCCGGGCCCCCCCGGCACCGAGCACAGAGTCCGGGCAACCCCCGGCACCGAGCGCAGAGTCCGGGCAACCCCCGGCACCGAGCGCAGAGTCCGGGCAACCCCCGGCACCGAGCGCAGAGTCCGGGCAACCCCCGGCACCGAGCGCAGAGTCCGGGCAACCCCCGGCACCGAGCGCAGAGTCCGGGCAACCCCCGGCACCGAGCGCAGAGTCCGGGCAACCCCCGGCACCGAGCGCAGAGTCCGGGCAACCCCCGGCACCGAGCGCAGAGTCCGGGCAACCCCCGGCACCGAGCGCAGAGTCCGAGCGCCCCCCGGCACCGAGCGCAGAGTCCAAGCGTCCCCGGCACCGAGCACAGAGTCCGAGCGCCCCCCAGCACCGAGCACAGAGTCCGAGCGTCCCCGGCACCGAGCACAGAGTCCGAGCGCCCCCCAGCACCGAGCGCAGAGTCCGAGCGCCCTCCAGCACCGAGCGCAGAGTCCAAGGCCCCCCCAGCACCGAGCGCAGAGTCCGGGCAACCCCCGGCACCGAGCATAGAGTCCGAGCAACCCCCGGCACCGAGCGCAGAGTCCAAGGACCCCCCGGCACCGAGCGCAGAGTCCGAGCGTCCCCCGGCACCGAGCACAGAGTCCGAGCGCCCCCCGGCACCGAGCGCAGAGTCCAAGGACCCCCCGGCACCGAGCGCAGAGTCCGGGCAACCCCCGGCACCGAGCGCAGAGTCCGAGCGTCCCCCGGCACCGAGCGCAGAGTCCGAGCGTCCCCCGGCACCGAGCACAGAGTCCGAGCGTCCCCCGGCACCGAGCGCAGTGTCCGGGTGCCCCCGGCACCGAGCACAGAGTCCAAGGCCCCCCCGGCACCGAGCACAGAGTCCAAGGCCCCCCCGGCACCGAGTGCAGAGTTTGAGCGCCCCCCCGGCACCGAGCGCAGAGTCCGGGCAACCCCCGGCACCGAGCGCAGTGTCCGGGTGCCCCCGGCACCGAGCACAGAGTCCAAGGCCCCCCCGGCACCGAGTGCAGAGTTTGAGCGCCCCCCCGGCACCGAGCGCAGAGTCCGAGAGCTACCGAGCGCCGAGTCCGAGAGGTCCCCGGCACCGAGTGCAGAGTCCGGGCAACCCCCGGCAGCGAGCGCCGAATCCGAGCACAGAGTGATCACAGTACTTTGCTTATAATTATTTGTGTGCTGCCCCATTGATTAATATCTGCCGGAACTCACATTGCAATCCAGTTACAGTTCCAtattgtgagtgtgtgggtgtgtctggtacggtgggtgtgacagtcactgtgtgtgtgagtggcacTGATGTATAGTTCCAGTATCTGACACACGATTCGGAATGTTCAACTACTTacaatcatagaatcctacagcacaaatggcccattgtgtctgtgcggctctttgaaagagctttccaattagtcccactcctctttccccacagccttgcaTTTATTTCCATTTCAAGtgtatttccaattccctttttaaaattaCTATGGAATCTGCTTGCTCTACGCTGTTATTCATGCATTCCTGATCATCACAAGTCATTGTGGAACATCATcaacattggcagtccctcggaatcgaggaagacttgcttccactcttagaatgagtccttaggtggctgaatagtccaatacgagaaccacagtccctgtcacagtcgttaagggtaagggagggtgcgacaggtttgctgcatgttctttccgctgcctgcgcttgtcttctgcatgcaatcggcaatgagactcaaggcactccgcgccctcccagatgcatttcctccacttagggtggtctttggccagggactcccaagtgtcagtggggatgttgcactttatcagggaggctttgagggtgtccttgtagcatttcctctatccacctttggctcatttgccatgaaggagttccaagtagagcgcttgctttcggagtctcgtgtctggcatgcggacaatgtggcctgcttagcggagctgatcaagtgtggtcagtgcttcaatgctagggatgttggcctggacgaggatactgATGTCGGTGTGCCTGTCctaccagggaatttgtaggatcttgcggaggcatcgttggtggtatttctccagcgacttgaggtgtcgactgtacatggtccatgtctctgagccaacagagggaccttggaatgcatgtccatagatccccaaagatagcaggacaggtagataaggttgttaagaaggcatatggaatacttgccttcattcactgaggcattgaatacaagagcagggagattacgcttgaactgcataaagcacgagttatgccacagctggagtactgcgtacattacaggaaagatgtgactgcactagagagggtgcagaggacatttacgaggatgttgcctggactggagaattttagctatgacaaaagattcgataggctgggggatgtttactttggaacagaggagactgaggggagaccatattgaggtatatcgaattatgaggggtctagatagagtggataggaagggcctatttcccttagaggggtcaacaatcagggggcgtcGATTTAAATCAATTCCTtgcaggtttagagaggatttgagtggGAAatgcttcacccagagggtggtggggatctggaactcactgcctgaaacggtggtagaggcagaaactctcatcacatttaaaaatacttgaataTGTATTTGAAGCGGCGTAGCCTTTAAACCTATGTACCAAGAGCTGgagcgtgggattaggctggatagcgctttgtcggccggcacggacacgatgggctgaatggcctcctgccatgctgtacATTTCTGAGATTCACTGTTAAAACCAATCCCCACGCTCCttcaagatttgtgtatgtgacccccaggtctctcttccggcaccccatttaaaattgtaccatttagtttttattgcctctcctcattctttcttccaaaatgcatcacttcacacgtcTCTGTTTAAAATTTTATCCGCCCTgtatctgctcatttcaccagcctgtcgatggcctcctgaagtcttttactaacctcctcactgtttgtgttttatttatttcaggagGAAGCTTGTCGGAAGAGGAGCTAGGACATGTTCTTTACTGAAACTCTGCAGTTTGGTAAAGTGTTTATGGTCAATTTATAACATCAACTGTGTAATATTTACAGGATTAGGGAGGACTATCTCAAGCTGTCAGTAGCAGATGACACCCTGCCTATCAGAAAGTTCAATGGCACTTTACAATACACAATG from Pristiophorus japonicus isolate sPriJap1 unplaced genomic scaffold, sPriJap1.hap1 HAP1_SCAFFOLD_495, whole genome shotgun sequence includes the following:
- the LOC139253657 gene encoding uncharacterized protein yields the protein MLGTNTTREPGSPAEKSGQPPAPSAESGQPPAPSAESGQPPAPSAESGQPPAPSAESGQPPAPSAESGQPPAPSAESGQPPAPSAESGQPPAPSAESGQPPAPSAESERPPAPSAESKRPRHRAQSPSAPQHRAQSPSVPGTEHRVRAPPSTERRVRAPSSTERRVQGPPSTERRVRATPGTEHRVRATPGTERRVQGPPGTERRVRASPGTEHRVRAPPGTERRVQGPPGTERRVRATPGTERRVRASPGTERRVRASPGTEHRVRASPGTERSVRVPPAPSTESKAPPAPSTESKAPPAPSAEFERPPGTERRVRATPGTERSVRVPPAPSTESKAPPAPSAEFERPPGTERRVRELPSAESERSPAPSAESGQPPAASAESEHRVIT